GGCAATAGAGTGTTGCCAAACCACCTATGAACAAAGCGATAATCCCACAATAAATGTGGTTGAGCGATGTAAATAGGGCGAGTATAAAAAAGACCAGTGCAGGCACAAATAGTATATAAATATGTAGCTTATGTCTTTGATGACCACGCTCGCTATGCGGAATTTTAACGAGGCTTCGTTTAAAAATAAGGTTGTAGAGTACCGTGCCAATCCCGCCAATGGCAAAAGAAAAGATAAGGCTCTCTATATCAAAACCTGTTTTTATAGCCAAATTGAACAGCGAAGGTGGAAACCAATATTCTGGAACAAACAAAGGTTCAGTTAAACCAAAAGGCATTGTTATAAGGCTCATTTTGAGCATCTCTTTTCTTGATTCTTTTCTCAACAGATAGATGATTGCCCAAAGCGCAAGAATTATAAGTGACCATATGAACCAGACGTATTGCATAAACCTTACTGTTTTTTAATTTGAGCGTTATAAAAAGCTGCGATACAAGCACCAATTAACCATCCCAAAATAAATGTTTGTACTATTCCTAATCCTGCTTCCCATAAGGGTACATCCATCCTAATAATGCTCGTGGTGTCTAAACCGTGCAATAGGCTGTTGAAAAAATCTATAGTGGCTTCTCGGCCTGCTGTTGCCATTACAATCATACAGCCCAAGTAAATTAACGCTCCGGTAAGCCCGAATGCGAATCCTAATTTCTTTACGTTTAATCGATACATAATTTTTAGTTTTAATTTAGTTGTCCGAGTTTATAATCTTTTTAGATTCTTCGAATTCTTCCTTAGATATTTCACCTTTTGCAAAGCGGTTTTTGAGAATATCGAGCGGGCTGTCCTTCTTAGTTTTTTGATAGGGAATATCTGTTGGGATAAAGAATATCCAAGCAATAAATATTATCCATATAATCCACCATATTAGGTGCATACCTCCAAAATGTCCGTCGTATAAATGCATAATTTTTGGTTTTAGTTGTTATTAATTTATTTCTGTAATTGTGTATCCGTTAAGTTTGCTGAGTTGCTTTTGTAATTCAGTAATTGAAAGTTTTTCTGTCATCGTGATAAACGTTGCGCCTTTTGGCGCCAGAAAAATTTCTGCCTTTTCGATATTGGGATGTTCTTCCAAAGTCTTCTTGACCCTTGCTACACATCCACCACAACTGATTCCGTTTATTTGAAATTTTTGCTTCATTGTGTTTTATTTATTAGTGATCTTGATGTCTTTTGTGTTCTTCTTTTGTGTTCTGTTCAGATTGATTGTTATTGCCATCCCGATGCTTACGATTATTGGGTCTTCCGTGCCGATGTGAACCGTGGG
This genomic interval from Nonlabens spongiae contains the following:
- a CDS encoding lycopene cyclase domain-containing protein, whose translation is MRKESRKEMLKMSLITMPFGLTEPLFVPEYWFPPSLFNLAIKTGFDIESLIFSFAIGGIGTVLYNLIFKRSLVKIPHSERGHQRHKLHIYILFVPALVFFILALFTSLNHIYCGIIALFIGGLATLYCRPDLNKKIWVGGILFTVLYFIYFGSILPFYPQYVELYWNLDNLTHILFLGVPIEELLFAFTFGMYWSGLYEHLYWRRLIKPKGILTN
- a CDS encoding SHOCT domain-containing protein, whose protein sequence is MHLYDGHFGGMHLIWWIIWIIFIAWIFFIPTDIPYQKTKKDSPLDILKNRFAKGEISKEEFEESKKIINSDN
- a CDS encoding DUF5676 family membrane protein, producing MYRLNVKKLGFAFGLTGALIYLGCMIVMATAGREATIDFFNSLLHGLDTTSIIRMDVPLWEAGLGIVQTFILGWLIGACIAAFYNAQIKKQ
- a CDS encoding heavy-metal-associated domain-containing protein, producing MKQKFQINGISCGGCVARVKKTLEEHPNIEKAEIFLAPKGATFITMTEKLSITELQKQLSKLNGYTITEIN